One window of Candidatus Regiella endosymbiont of Tuberolachnus salignus genomic DNA carries:
- a CDS encoding inverse autotransporter beta domain-containing protein, giving the protein MTTGSLLSNTDNPTHAAINMARSAVVSEANASIGQWLNQFGTARVQLNIDNNFHLDGSALDFMLPLYDNSKSILFTQLNARNKSGQNTFNIGAGARIFQNNWMFGVNTFFDHDLTANNRRIELGAEAWAEW; this is encoded by the coding sequence ATGACCACCGGATCATTGTTGTCCAATACTGATAATCCTACTCATGCGGCAATCAATATGGCTCGCTCAGCGGTGGTATCTGAAGCTAACGCTAGCATTGGGCAGTGGCTAAATCAGTTTGGTACTGCTCGGGTACAACTTAATATCGATAACAATTTTCATCTGGACGGCAGCGCCCTAGATTTCATGCTCCCCCTGTACGACAACTCAAAATCGATATTATTTACCCAACTCAATGCCCGTAATAAAAGTGGCCAAAATACCTTTAATATCGGTGCAGGGGCACGTATTTTCCAAAATAATTGGATGTTTGGTGTTAATACGTTTTTTGATCATGATTTAACAGCTAACAACCGGAGGATTGAGTTAGGTGCCGAAGCGTGGGCTGAATGGTAA
- a CDS encoding flagellar export protein FliJ gives MISILEKLLQLRHQKVNTLISQLAQQKKICLIYEKNINDLLALSNGKHSINSRCSALKMANMSNYKKNIQGIINWQEQEKKSEENKIKKIQTSLKQESCQEKIVQIILEKQQQKILLEQMRKERKIADGIASQSWSRNHTK, from the coding sequence ATGATTTCTATACTGGAAAAACTATTACAATTACGTCATCAAAAAGTAAATACATTAATTAGCCAATTAGCACAACAAAAAAAAATATGTCTAATTTATGAAAAAAATATTAATGACTTACTCGCTTTATCAAATGGAAAGCATTCTATTAATAGCCGCTGCTCTGCGCTTAAAATGGCCAACATGTCTAATTATAAAAAAAATATTCAGGGAATAATTAATTGGCAAGAGCAAGAAAAAAAATCCGAAGAGAATAAAATAAAAAAAATACAAACCAGTTTAAAACAGGAATCTTGTCAAGAAAAAATCGTACAAATAATATTAGAAAAACAACAGCAGAAAATATTGCTTGAGCAAATGCGTAAAGAAAGAAAAATTGCTGATGGTATTGCCAGCCAATCTTGGTCACGTAATCATACTAAGTAA
- a CDS encoding flagellar protein FlgN, with product MNATQSLKQLLLTIQTDRKYYIALEKLLLKQRQYVIRYQSAKLLAVNDHLTELYQALSQTTMERIALLKELKVAPNKEGLQTLFNRLPEQYREHVTALWADLEQRVKNCQQQNQRNGQLLSMQKDILTSSFNYQEEFIYAG from the coding sequence ATGAACGCAACCCAAAGTCTAAAACAGCTGCTTTTAACTATTCAGACGGATCGAAAATATTATATTGCTCTAGAAAAATTGCTATTGAAACAACGCCAATATGTTATTCGATATCAATCGGCAAAATTATTAGCAGTGAATGATCATTTAACTGAGCTTTATCAAGCCTTATCCCAAACCACAATGGAGCGCATCGCGCTCCTAAAAGAGCTAAAAGTTGCTCCCAATAAAGAAGGACTGCAAACACTGTTTAATCGTTTGCCAGAACAGTACCGCGAGCATGTCACCGCACTATGGGCAGATTTAGAACAACGTGTCAAAAATTGCCAACAACAAAATCAACGTAATGGGCAATTATTGTCAATGCAAAAGGATATTTTGACATCGTCATTTAATTATCAAGAGGAATTTATTTACGCAGGGTAA